The Procambarus clarkii isolate CNS0578487 chromosome 4, FALCON_Pclarkii_2.0, whole genome shotgun sequence genomic sequence ttgagctctggctctttggtcccgcctctcaatcgtcaatcaacaggtgtacaggttcccgagcctattgggctctatcatatctacacttgaaactgtgtatggagtcagcctccaccacattgcttcctaatgcattccatttgtcaaccactctgccactaaaaaagttctttctaatatctctgtggctcatttgggcactcagtttccacctgtgtcccctagtgcgtgtgccccttgtgttaaatagtctgtctttatcaaccctgtcgattcccttgagaatcttgaatgtggtgatcatgtcccccctaactcttctgtcttccaacgaagtgaggttcaattcccgtagtctctcctcgtagctcatacctctcagctcgggtactagtctggtggcaaacctttgaaccttttccagtttagtcttatgcttgactagatatggactccatgctggagccgcatactccaggattggtctgacatatgtggtatataatgttctgaaagattccttacacaagtttctaaaggccgttcttatgttagccaacctggcatatgctgctgatgttatcctcttgatatgagcttcaggggacaggtctggcgtgatatcaacccccaggtctttctctctctctgactcttgaagtatttcatctcccaagtgataccttgtatctggtctcctgcttcctacccctatcttcattacattacatttgcttgggttaaactctaacatccatttgttcgaccattcctgcagcttgtccaggtcttcttgaagcctcaagctgtcctcctctgtcttaattattctcataattttggcgtcgtcagcaaacattgagaggaatgagtctataccctctgggagatcatttacgtatatcagaaacaggataggtccctgcacagagccctgtgggactccactggtgacttcacgccattctgaggtctcattcctcactataactctctgcttcctattgcttaggtactcccttatccactggaacgccctaccagttactcctgcctgtttctccagcttatgcatcaaccttttattgggtactgtgtcaaaggctttccgacagtccaaaaaaatgcagtccgcccatccttctccttcttgcttaatctttgtcacctgatcatagaattctatcaagcctgtaaggcaagatttaccctccctgaacccatgttgatgggttgtcacgaagtctcttctctccagatgtgttactaggttttttctcacaatcttctccatcaccttgcatggtacacaagttaaggacactggcctgtagttcagtgcctcttgtctgtcaccctttttaaatattggtactacattagccgtcttccatacttctggtaggtctcccgtttccagtgacctactatacactatggagagtgtgtgtgtgtgtgtgtgtacatatcatGTTATTTGAATTTAGATCTTGAAAATGCGAATCCCAGGTGATGGAGTGTTAACATTTACACTAccacatcaaccccccccccctcccgttcaTCACCTCAGAACACGGGCCCAAACTTTTCACGGAGAGTGACACAACCCTCTGTTGCCTCAGATAATAGTAACCATTTGGGCAAAAGAAGTGTCATTAACTTCTTGCTGAGGTAAAGGACTCCGGTACAGTTTTACATtcgatatttaaatatatatatatatatatatatatatatatatatatatatatatatatatatatatatatatatatatatttctttctctGTTTCAACAGATCAATACTCTCACAAAGGAGCCGACATCATTAGTGGTAAGTCCACTATCGCGTCGGAGCTGACGTCACTAGGGGATGATTCATTAAGAAATTGTAACTCAAAGTAATAATTcagaattttatttattattatagatATCACTCTGGTCAGGATGGCGTGATGGAAATAAGAGTGCTACTGATGGCGTGACCCTTATCTCTGCTACTGTTGTTATAACAGttattactactgctactactactactattactactactgctactactactgctactactactactactactactattactactactactactactactactattactactactactactactactactattactactactactactactactattactactactattactactactactactactacttatgctgttgctgctactattatttcttatgctgctgctactactattaCGTCTTTGGCTGTTGCTAATACTATTACTTCTTAAGCAGTTGCTGCTACTATTGCTTCttatgctgctactactactactattacttctAATGCTGTTGCTACTACTATTACTTCTAATGCTGTTGCTACTACTATTACTTCTAATGCTGTTGCTACTACTATTACTTCTAATGCTGTTGCTACTACTATTACTTCTAATGCTGTTGCTACTACTATTACTTCTAATGCTGTTGCTACTACTATTACTTCTAATGCTGTTGCTACTACTATTACTTCTAATGCTGTTGCTACTACTATTACTTCTAATGCTGTTGCTACTACAATTACTTCTAATGCTGTTGCTACTACTGTTACTTCtaatgttgttgctgctactattACTTCTAATCCTGTTGCTACTACTATTACTTCTAATGCTGTTGCTACTACTGTTACTTCTAATGTTGTTGCTACTACTATTACTTCTAATCCTGTTGCTACTACTATTACTTCTAATGCTGTTGCTACTACTATTACTTCtaatgttgttgctgctactattACTTCTAATGCTGTTGCTACTACTATTACTTCTAATGCTGTTGCTACTACTATTACTTCtaatgttgttgctgctactattACTTCTAATGCTGTTGCTACTACTATTACTTCTAATTCTGTTGCTACTACTATTACTTCTAATTCTGTTGCTATTACTATTACTTCTaaggctgctgctactactactgccacTACCATTAGTAAAAATAATATTGATACAAATTACATTAATTATTATCATATTAACaatactaattataaaataatactataatataaaaaatataaaaaattacaATAATACTAACAATTAACCTTAATGAAAATATTATAATCTTACAAgaaaaacaataacaacagtactactaattatttaaattaatataatGAAATTATTAATATTTATCAAAGTTCACAAGTTTCATTCCTCCATATACAAACAATCAAGGGATGCGATATGTAACATCACGTGATACTAAAAAACGACGTTTAGGTCCACaactggaccgaaacgtcattttctttatccattttctgatgtgtggtttagcCATGATGGAGATCAGTGCTCATTTTGTTACTTTACCATTTTCAAAATTGATGTAATTGAATGGCAAATAACTGAACATTTTTCAATATAACTTTACAATTAATTCGCATATGGTGATAACTGCACAGGAAATGCTAAGTTCTAGCAAATAAACTTCAAAATAAACTGCAGTaactttaaaataataataataataataataataataataataataataataataattataataataataacaactataataataataataataataataataataataataataataataataataataataataataataataataataataataataataataatgcacaaaGAAATCGCATTGTGATGTGTTAATGAGAAAATTAGTAGGAGCCTTGAGAAGGATTTGAACCCACGCAATGGGCACTACAAGGTTAAGATTCAAATAGTCTGACCACTACACCATGACATGGTTAAAAGCATTGCAACCTGGAATTCAATTGAATCGTCTTtaagcttccactgaagcctaatcaGGGGTTTTACACAATGCCCTAATGCAGGGGCatggtgtggaaacctccactccaTGCCCCTGCATTGGGAACCACACCATGTGGGAACCGCATGGTGTGGGTCTGAATTAATCCTCCAGAAAACTGGATGGAACGGTCATTACCTCTCTAGATCGCCATATTGAGGTGCTAAAAATGAAAGCACGATGCTCTAAGATCTCTTGTTGTATCGATGAGCCTATAACTGAGATCCTTGCAAAATCTCCtttcactctctccccatggaccTAGAGTCTCGGATCCTATTGCAAAATAGTTATGTCGTTGATAAAATTCCCTGTTGTTTGATTGATTTGTATTTGACTTGACAGAAAGAGAATGTGATATATGTGGCGATCAAGTTGGATATACAAGATCATATAACAATTGTCTGCCAACTCACCATGGGTGCAGTTTGATTCCATCCGGTTTACCAGAAAAGTCAGCAGAATTTACGGTTCATTAGATTACAAGGCTCTCTCTTTGCTAGACACTGGGGTAGAACAGAACTCGCCcttgtctgtagcaggttgtatgTACTTTATCCCTTGCAATGAGTGTGCATATGTTTATATCGGCCAGACTAGTAAATCTCATTCCTCACGTTTAAAacaacattcatatgctattcgtgctgcccagcactccagtgcattgtatttacactcCAGGTTATGTGATCATTCTTTCGACTTCAAAGGGGCGAAAGGTATTGGTAGAAGTAAGGGTTTCGTTGAATGAAGTGTGATTGAGTCAGCTCTGATCAAACAGAGTAACTTAATGTAAGCTTTGGCATGTACATATTAGTTCCCCACATAAGCTTTAATATAGCATGTCAATACAATATAGCATCCATTTAACAtgtgattatttatttatttttgtatctGTCTATTTCCCCCGGTGGCACTTATATCCCCCGGTGGCACTTATATATATTATCCAGTGTGTTTGTTTTATAGAGTTATCCTTATTTGGCCCTTCCTTTCGCATTTTTCGTCCTCTTTTATCCGTAGGTTTCATCCTATATCTTGATGGTCAGGTGACTTGCTCTGGCGAATACTTGGTCTGCCTACCACGTTTTCGTCTTCATTCgtttttgctctgatgaaggcgaattgaacTGAAAACGCGATTTGCATCCTCTATTTTTCACTTGTGGGTTTCcccgcatacttggatcagtgtttttgtgatcgatgttgaatgcatgcatgcatatatatatatatatatatatatatatatatatatatatatatatatatatatatatatatatatatatatatatatatatatatatatatatatatatatatatatatatatatatatatgtcgtacgtagtagccagaacgcgcttctcagccatacaatgcaaggctcgatttgcctaataagccaagttttcatgaattaattgtttttcgactacctaacctacctaacctaacctaacctaactttttcggctacctaacctaacctaacctataaagataggttaggttaggttaggtagggttggttaggttcggtcatatatctacgttaattttaactccaataaaaaaaaaatcacctcatacataatgaaatgggtagctttatcatttcataagaaaaaaaattagagaaaatatattaattcaggaaaacttggcttattaggcaaatcgggccttgcatagtaggctgagaagtgcgttctggctattaggtacgacatatatatatatatatatatatatatatatatatatatatatatatatatatatatatatatatatatatatatatatatatatatatatatatatatatatctacatttgagtgaggtggatggggtgaggtggtattaatagggtattaaattcatcaacacaagacagaacacgaaacaatgggtattgaatggaagtgattgtagaaagcctattggtccatatttcttgatgcttctatattggagcggagtcttgaggtgggtagaatatagttgtgcattaattggctgttgattgctggtgttgacttcttaatgtgtagtgcctcgcaaacgtcaagccgcctgctatcgctgtatctatcgatgatttctgtgttgtttactaggatttctctggcgatggtttggttgtgggaacagattatatgttccttaatggagccctgttgcttatgcatcgttaaacgcctagaaagagatgttgttgtcttgcctatatactgggttttttggagcttacagttcccaagagggcatttgaaggcatagaggacattggtctcttttaaagcgttctgctttgtgtctggagagtttctcatgagt encodes the following:
- the LOC138370894 gene encoding uncharacterized protein; protein product: MVVAVVVAAALEVIVIATELEVIVVATELEVIVVATALEVIVAATTLEVIVVATALEVIVVATALEVIVAATTLEVIVVATALEVIVVATGLEVIVVATTLEVTVVATALEVIVVATGLEVIVAATTLEVTVVATALEVIVVATALEVIVVATALEVIVVATALEVIVVATALEVIVVATALEVIVVATALEVIVVATALEVIVVATALEVIVVATALEVIVVVVAA